The following proteins are co-located in the Micromonospora coriariae genome:
- a CDS encoding tyrosine-type recombinase/integrase: protein MEITLPWEDPTADERRTVALVLTTTRNAAIRRSTFDERAWRPAVTAAGMVPTRATGMHALRHFYASALLDAGESIKALASYLGHTDPGFTLRVYTHLMPSSEERTRQATDNFFPEVDGSEGDALGTP from the coding sequence GTGGAGATCACTCTTCCGTGGGAGGACCCGACCGCCGATGAGCGGCGGACTGTCGCCCTGGTCCTCACCACCACCCGCAATGCCGCGATCCGCCGGAGCACCTTCGATGAGCGGGCGTGGCGTCCGGCTGTCACGGCGGCCGGCATGGTTCCGACCCGTGCCACCGGAATGCACGCTCTACGCCACTTCTACGCCTCAGCGCTCCTGGACGCGGGGGAGAGCATCAAGGCCCTGGCGTCCTACCTCGGGCACACCGACCCCGGATTCACTCTCCGGGTCTACACCCACCTCATGCCGTCTAGCGAGGAACGCACCCGCCAGGCGACCGACAACTTCTTTCCTGAGGTAGACGGGAGCGAGGGTGACGCCCTGGGGACGCCCTGA
- a CDS encoding fascin domain-containing protein gives MENVRKAGQRGLSGFGRQITFRLTSRWWTARFFAPLALFAVLAAPLAAPAQAATPQRAASAAAAADPLDDCWFIYSYVSGLFVSARHNVSGSPLQASAAQPGTWERFCIWPWGYDELGFQLYAIRAESVYKFVSARLNVTNSPLRASADSISTWELFRFRYNSSDGSYSLVAHNQKFVSARLNSTGAPLWASASIPSTWEKFYLTH, from the coding sequence GTGGAAAATGTCCGCAAAGCTGGCCAACGAGGCCTCAGTGGGTTTGGCCGACAAATCACATTCCGCTTGACTTCGCGGTGGTGGACCGCTCGGTTCTTCGCGCCGCTCGCGCTCTTCGCGGTCCTTGCCGCACCGTTGGCCGCACCGGCGCAGGCGGCGACGCCGCAGCGCGCCGCCAGTGCGGCGGCCGCGGCAGATCCGCTCGACGACTGCTGGTTCATTTACTCCTACGTCAGCGGCCTGTTCGTCAGCGCGCGCCACAACGTGAGCGGATCCCCGCTGCAAGCCAGCGCTGCTCAGCCAGGGACGTGGGAGCGGTTTTGCATTTGGCCATGGGGTTATGACGAACTGGGTTTCCAGCTCTACGCCATCCGGGCGGAATCAGTATACAAGTTCGTAAGCGCAAGGTTAAATGTGACCAATTCCCCGCTGCGGGCCAGCGCCGACAGCATTTCAACCTGGGAGCTGTTTAGATTTAGGTACAATTCCTCCGATGGGTCCTATTCTCTCGTTGCCCATAACCAGAAGTTCGTCAGTGCACGGTTGAATTCGACCGGCGCCCCGCTGTGGGCGAGCGCTTCCATCCCCAGCACGTGGGAGAAGTTCTATCTCACGCACTGA
- a CDS encoding epoxide hydrolase family protein, whose translation MAVKTKTRPGTTEVRPFTVEIPQADLDDLKRRIAATRWPEKETVDDQSQGVPLAMIQAVARYWENEYDWRKVEARLNAVPQFITTIDGVDIHFIHVRSKHEDALPLIVTHGWPGSVIEQMKIIEPLTDPTAHGGSASDAFHLVIPSLPGHGFSGKPTSPGWNPEKIATAWTELMKRLGYSRFVAQGGDWGAVVVDQMGVQAPPELLGIHTNMPGAVPPEIDLLFQGDTTGANNAMGSLPSGLSDDEMRAAEEVNFVWKHVAYALMMATRPQTLTGLADSPVGLAAFLLDHDAKSLDLISRVFDGANEGLTRDDILDNISLYWLTNTAISASRLYADNKLSFFATKGVNVPVAVSVFPDELYEAPQSWAEQAYPNLIYYNKLDKGGHFAAWEQPKIFSEELRTAFRSLR comes from the coding sequence ATGGCCGTCAAGACCAAGACTCGTCCGGGCACCACGGAGGTCCGGCCGTTCACGGTGGAAATTCCCCAGGCGGACCTCGACGACCTGAAAAGGCGGATCGCGGCCACCCGATGGCCGGAAAAGGAAACCGTCGACGACCAGTCGCAGGGCGTGCCACTCGCGATGATTCAGGCCGTCGCCCGCTATTGGGAGAACGAGTACGACTGGCGCAAGGTCGAGGCGCGGCTGAACGCCGTACCGCAGTTCATTACCACCATCGACGGGGTGGACATCCACTTCATTCACGTCCGCTCGAAGCACGAGGACGCGCTGCCGCTCATCGTGACGCACGGGTGGCCGGGTTCGGTGATCGAGCAGATGAAAATCATCGAACCGCTCACCGATCCCACGGCGCACGGCGGGAGCGCGTCGGATGCCTTCCACCTGGTGATCCCGTCACTGCCCGGCCACGGTTTCTCGGGCAAGCCGACCTCGCCGGGCTGGAACCCGGAGAAGATCGCGACCGCTTGGACCGAGCTGATGAAGCGTCTCGGCTACTCGCGGTTCGTCGCGCAGGGCGGCGACTGGGGTGCGGTCGTCGTGGACCAGATGGGTGTGCAGGCGCCTCCGGAGCTGCTCGGCATCCACACCAACATGCCCGGGGCGGTCCCACCCGAGATCGACCTGCTGTTCCAGGGCGACACCACGGGCGCGAACAACGCCATGGGTTCGCTGCCATCCGGTCTGTCCGACGACGAAATGCGTGCTGCCGAGGAAGTCAACTTCGTCTGGAAGCACGTGGCCTATGCCCTCATGATGGCGACGCGTCCGCAGACGCTGACCGGGCTGGCGGACTCTCCGGTCGGCCTGGCGGCTTTCCTGCTCGACCATGACGCGAAAAGTCTGGATCTGATCTCGCGGGTGTTCGACGGGGCCAACGAGGGCCTCACCCGCGACGACATCCTGGACAACATCTCGCTCTACTGGCTGACGAACACCGCGATCTCCGCGTCCCGTCTGTACGCGGACAACAAGCTGTCATTCTTCGCCACCAAGGGCGTGAACGTCCCGGTCGCCGTGAGCGTCTTTCCCGACGAGCTCTATGAGGCACCGCAGAGTTGGGCCGAGCAGGCGTATCCCAACCTCATCTACTACAACAAGCTCGACAAGGGCGGGCACTTCGCGGCCTGGGAACAGCCGAAGATCTTCTCCGAGGAGCTGCGTACCGCCTTCCGGTCGCTTCGCTAG
- a CDS encoding redoxin domain-containing protein, protein MAVFGRPHLPPLDGAVEWLNSEPLGPAELGGRVVLVNFWTLTCINWLRQEPYVRAWAQAYRDDGLVVLGVHTPEFSFEHDVDQVRQAISARGIGYPVAVDNDYAIWRAFGNQYWPALYFVDAVGVIHDQQFGEGRYEQSERVIQQLLGIERGLVPVEGLGVEAEADWALLRTPETYLGFERGEHFASPNDAVLDERRAYQVPESLSLNQWALAGEWTIGSERVVLGQAGGKIAFRFHARDAHLVLSSGAGQPIPFRVLLDGVAPGPSHGVDVDEDGNGVLQDGRLYQLVRQQGTVRESALEITFGEPAAEAYVFTFG, encoded by the coding sequence ATGGCCGTGTTCGGGCGTCCACACCTGCCCCCGCTCGACGGGGCGGTCGAGTGGCTCAACTCCGAGCCACTCGGCCCCGCCGAGCTGGGCGGGCGCGTCGTCCTCGTGAACTTCTGGACGCTGACCTGCATCAACTGGCTGCGCCAGGAGCCGTACGTGCGCGCGTGGGCGCAGGCGTACCGCGACGACGGGCTGGTCGTTCTCGGAGTGCACACGCCGGAGTTCTCGTTCGAGCACGACGTCGACCAGGTGCGACAGGCGATCAGCGCGCGCGGGATCGGCTACCCGGTCGCGGTCGACAACGACTACGCGATCTGGAGAGCCTTCGGCAACCAGTACTGGCCGGCGCTCTACTTCGTCGACGCGGTCGGTGTCATCCACGACCAGCAGTTCGGCGAGGGACGCTACGAGCAGTCGGAGCGTGTCATCCAGCAGTTGCTCGGCATCGAGCGCGGGCTCGTCCCCGTCGAAGGACTCGGGGTGGAGGCGGAGGCCGACTGGGCTCTCCTGCGTACGCCCGAGACGTACCTCGGTTTCGAGCGTGGTGAACACTTCGCGTCGCCGAACGACGCCGTGCTCGACGAACGCCGCGCGTACCAGGTCCCCGAGAGCCTGAGCCTCAACCAGTGGGCCCTCGCGGGGGAGTGGACGATCGGGTCGGAGCGTGTCGTGCTCGGCCAGGCCGGCGGGAAAATCGCCTTCCGGTTCCACGCGCGCGACGCGCATCTCGTGCTGTCTTCCGGGGCGGGACAGCCCATCCCGTTCCGCGTGCTGCTCGACGGCGTTGCTCCCGGCCCGTCGCACGGCGTCGACGTCGACGAGGACGGCAACGGCGTACTCCAGGACGGCCGCCTCTACCAGCTCGTACGCCAACAGGGCACGGTCCGTGAGTCGGCCCTGGAGATCACGTTCGGCGAGCCGGCCGCCGAGGCGTACGTCTTCACCTTCGGATAG
- a CDS encoding GNAT family N-acetyltransferase — protein MTTPEITIATSADRDAVVGSLVAAFVKDPVLRYLFPDEDTYPRYAAAFFGHLFDKRVHRSSIWTIGGGASVAIWEPPAEPPTPGDGSPDSGFAAHFPADVLARVQGYDRAVHAALPALPFWYLGVLGTHPDSAGRGWGRAVMRAGLDRAAADGLPAILETSNPANVELYRRAGWEVVDSLSEPVPTWIMRQPLVGNGKCPRSADGRRWREVIG, from the coding sequence GTGACAACGCCCGAGATCACCATCGCCACGTCAGCGGACCGCGACGCGGTGGTCGGTTCGCTGGTCGCCGCGTTCGTCAAGGATCCCGTGCTGCGGTACCTGTTCCCGGACGAGGACACCTACCCGCGGTACGCCGCCGCCTTCTTCGGCCATCTCTTCGACAAGCGGGTGCACAGGTCGTCGATCTGGACGATCGGCGGAGGCGCCTCGGTCGCCATCTGGGAGCCGCCGGCCGAGCCGCCAACCCCCGGGGACGGATCGCCGGACAGCGGGTTCGCCGCTCATTTCCCGGCCGACGTGCTGGCCCGCGTTCAGGGCTATGACAGGGCCGTGCATGCCGCCCTGCCGGCGCTCCCGTTCTGGTATCTCGGCGTCCTGGGCACGCACCCCGACAGCGCCGGACGGGGTTGGGGGCGCGCCGTCATGAGGGCCGGGTTGGATCGCGCCGCCGCGGACGGTCTGCCGGCGATCCTGGAGACCAGCAACCCGGCCAACGTCGAGCTGTATCGCCGCGCCGGCTGGGAGGTGGTGGACTCCCTGTCGGAGCCCGTCCCCACCTGGATCATGCGGCAACCCTTAGTTGGTAACGGCAAGTGTCCAAGATCTGCGGATGGCCGCCGGTGGCGTGAGGTCATCGGCTGA
- a CDS encoding GrpB family protein, giving the protein MAEYPQDIVQRFHGSPEQVGAGLVGEPPRTWQSVVIEDYDPEWVGRFAAVRALLTGALGGLIIGVEHVGSTSVPGLAAKPVIDIDLTVEDTAEESTYLPALERLGYRLVLREPWWHGHRMLVSPAEDVNLHVWPRGAPEPVRHRLFRDWLRSHPDDRELYATTKRRLARQTAQRPGDYSLAKNDVIDEIYARIFSR; this is encoded by the coding sequence GTGGCCGAGTATCCGCAAGACATCGTGCAACGCTTCCATGGCAGCCCCGAGCAGGTGGGCGCCGGCCTGGTGGGTGAGCCACCACGGACGTGGCAGTCGGTCGTCATCGAGGACTACGACCCCGAGTGGGTGGGTCGCTTCGCCGCCGTCCGCGCGTTGCTGACCGGGGCGCTGGGTGGCCTGATCATCGGTGTGGAGCACGTCGGGTCCACGTCGGTGCCGGGTTTGGCGGCCAAGCCCGTCATCGACATCGACCTCACAGTCGAGGACACAGCGGAGGAGTCCACCTATCTCCCCGCCCTGGAACGGCTCGGGTACCGGCTCGTTCTCCGGGAGCCCTGGTGGCACGGACACCGGATGCTCGTCAGCCCGGCGGAGGACGTCAACCTGCACGTCTGGCCGCGGGGCGCGCCGGAACCCGTCCGGCATCGGCTCTTCCGGGACTGGCTGCGGTCGCATCCGGACGACCGGGAGCTGTACGCCACGACCAAGCGTCGCCTCGCGCGGCAGACCGCGCAGCGGCCCGGCGACTACAGCCTGGCGAAGAACGACGTCATCGACGAGATCTACGCCCGCATCTTCAGCCGATGA
- a CDS encoding AraC family transcriptional regulator produces the protein MLERLNEAMAYIERHLDQRIEVAELARIAVTSEYHFRRLFSALAGIPLSEYIRRRRLTVAGADVLAGERTLLDIAVRYGYGSAEAFARAFHAVHGVTPGEARRTGAALRAQPRMSFRLTVEGSGSMEYRIVSKEAFTLVGRRARVPLVHEGMNPAIVAFIRGIDRETVGRIEALSDQEPSGVVNVSDNLAGSRAEGTELDYWHGVVTGAAPPDDLDALPVSAGAWAVFTTSGAFPQAVQYLWRDVFTQWFPSNPYRSRPGPEISRVRVSPDGGQADAELWIPVERVPTPM, from the coding sequence GTGCTGGAGCGGCTCAACGAGGCCATGGCGTACATCGAGCGCCACCTCGACCAGCGGATCGAGGTGGCCGAGCTGGCGCGGATCGCGGTGACGTCGGAGTACCACTTCCGGCGGCTGTTCTCCGCGTTGGCCGGCATTCCGCTGTCGGAGTACATCCGGCGGCGTCGGCTCACCGTCGCAGGCGCGGACGTGCTGGCGGGGGAGCGGACGCTGCTCGACATCGCGGTGCGCTACGGCTACGGCTCGGCCGAGGCGTTCGCCCGTGCGTTCCACGCCGTGCACGGTGTGACGCCCGGCGAGGCCCGGCGTACGGGGGCGGCGCTGCGCGCCCAGCCCCGGATGTCCTTCCGTCTCACCGTCGAAGGGAGCGGCAGCATGGAGTATCGAATCGTCAGCAAGGAGGCGTTCACCCTGGTGGGACGCAGGGCCCGGGTCCCGCTCGTGCATGAGGGGATGAACCCGGCGATCGTCGCGTTCATCAGGGGCATCGACCGGGAGACCGTCGGGCGGATCGAGGCGCTCTCCGATCAGGAGCCGAGCGGCGTCGTCAACGTCAGCGACAACCTCGCCGGCAGTCGGGCGGAGGGCACCGAGCTGGACTACTGGCACGGGGTGGTCACCGGAGCCGCACCGCCGGACGACCTGGATGCGCTGCCGGTGTCGGCCGGGGCATGGGCGGTCTTCACGACCTCCGGCGCGTTCCCGCAGGCGGTGCAGTACCTGTGGCGGGACGTCTTCACCCAGTGGTTCCCGTCCAATCCGTACCGCAGCCGGCCCGGTCCGGAGATCTCCCGGGTGCGGGTGTCCCCGGATGGGGGCCAGGCGGACGCGGAACTGTGGATTCCGGTCGAACGGGTCCCCACCCCTATGTAG
- a CDS encoding PadR family transcriptional regulator, translating to MRITIPVAKVLAALLAEPGVERYGLDLMRMTGLPSGTLYPVLHRLRAAGWLAGDWEAIDPVAVGRPARRYYRLTAQGVAEARRALADLRAVIPDGRPSWGGTGPTEAPAW from the coding sequence ATGCGGATCACCATTCCGGTCGCGAAGGTGCTGGCGGCGTTGCTCGCCGAGCCCGGCGTGGAGCGGTACGGGCTGGACCTGATGCGGATGACCGGCCTGCCCAGCGGCACCCTCTATCCGGTGCTGCACCGGCTGCGGGCGGCCGGCTGGCTGGCTGGCGACTGGGAGGCGATCGACCCCGTCGCGGTCGGCCGGCCGGCCCGCCGCTACTACCGGCTCACCGCGCAAGGGGTGGCGGAGGCCCGTCGGGCGCTCGCCGACCTGCGGGCCGTCATCCCCGACGGCCGACCCTCCTGGGGCGGCACCGGGCCAACCGAAGCACCGGCATGGTGA
- a CDS encoding NUDIX hydrolase, which yields MAVPDYILRMRKHVGHDLLWLPSVSAVVRNDAGELLLGQRADDGRWSVISGFVEPGEQPATALVREVREETGLDVVPVRLSSAVSHPHTYPNGDRCEYLNLGFVCRVVAGTARVNDDESLAVRWFPMDRLPELDAHALLVLAYALRDNQSAGYLPPGTTWDDVPG from the coding sequence ATGGCGGTACCGGACTACATCCTGCGGATGCGCAAGCACGTCGGCCACGATCTGCTGTGGCTGCCCAGCGTCAGCGCCGTGGTCCGCAACGACGCCGGTGAGCTGCTGCTCGGTCAGCGCGCCGACGACGGGCGCTGGTCGGTGATCAGCGGTTTCGTCGAGCCGGGCGAGCAGCCGGCCACCGCGCTGGTCCGCGAGGTGCGGGAGGAGACCGGCCTGGACGTGGTGCCGGTACGGCTGTCCAGCGCCGTCTCGCACCCGCACACCTACCCCAACGGGGATCGCTGCGAGTACCTCAATCTGGGCTTCGTCTGCCGGGTGGTGGCCGGCACCGCCCGGGTGAACGACGACGAGTCGCTGGCCGTGCGGTGGTTTCCGATGGACCGCCTGCCCGAGTTGGACGCGCACGCCCTGCTGGTCCTCGCCTACGCGCTGCGCGACAACCAGTCGGCCGGTTACCTGCCGCCGGGCACGACGTGGGACGACGTGCCCGGCTGA
- a CDS encoding histone, whose protein sequence is MAEAQQATTRPAARRTTPKKTAAAERNTAASRTTPVRKSTTAATKAPARKAAGGAGRAPAKKTTTAAKAPAKKAATKTSTAAKKAPAKASTATRKTTTAAKRAPASAAKKTTAAAKKTTTSTARKTAGTAKKTTGAAKKTTSAAKKTTGAAKKTTTSAARKTTAAAKAPARKAATKASTAKKTAAKKAPAKKTAAKKTASTGPSGGARKAPAKKARAARSTATSSTTARKAAAKKAPAKKTVAAKAPARKVTARKSPARPVAARATAPHGTRTTARKATG, encoded by the coding sequence ATGGCCGAAGCACAGCAGGCCACCACCCGCCCGGCCGCCCGACGTACCACCCCGAAGAAGACCGCCGCGGCAGAGCGGAACACGGCGGCGAGCCGGACCACCCCCGTGCGCAAGTCCACCACGGCTGCGACGAAGGCGCCGGCCCGCAAGGCGGCCGGCGGTGCGGGGCGTGCCCCGGCCAAGAAGACCACCACGGCGGCCAAGGCCCCGGCGAAGAAGGCCGCCACCAAGACCTCCACCGCGGCCAAGAAGGCGCCGGCGAAGGCCTCGACCGCCACCCGCAAGACGACCACCGCCGCGAAGCGTGCCCCGGCGTCGGCGGCGAAGAAGACCACCGCCGCCGCGAAGAAGACCACGACCAGCACGGCGCGGAAGACCGCCGGTACGGCGAAGAAGACGACCGGCGCCGCGAAGAAGACCACCAGCGCCGCGAAGAAGACGACCGGCGCCGCGAAGAAGACCACCACGTCGGCGGCCAGGAAGACCACCGCCGCGGCGAAGGCGCCGGCGCGCAAGGCCGCGACCAAGGCGTCCACCGCGAAGAAGACGGCCGCCAAGAAGGCCCCGGCGAAGAAGACGGCGGCGAAGAAGACCGCGTCGACCGGCCCGAGCGGCGGTGCCCGCAAGGCTCCCGCGAAGAAGGCCCGGGCCGCGAGGTCGACCGCCACCTCGTCGACCACCGCCCGCAAGGCGGCGGCGAAGAAGGCCCCGGCGAAGAAGACCGTGGCGGCCAAGGCTCCGGCCCGCAAGGTGACCGCCCGCAAGTCACCGGCACGTCCGGTCGCCGCCCGGGCCACCGCCCCGCACGGCACACGGACCACCGCGCGGAAGGCGACCGGCTGA
- a CDS encoding RNB domain-containing ribonuclease — MVIRRVLAPRIDFGALRRELGLPEGFPAAAQKEADEAAAAPPRPPADRTDVPFVTVDPATSRDLDQAMHLARRPGGGYRVRYAIADVAAHVRPGGALEAETWRRGQTVYLPDGHVPLHPLTLSEGAASLLPDDDRAAVVWTIDLDADGGTVAVELERALVRSRAKLDYSGVQAAADAGRLPEPIALLPEIGDRLTARGLRRGAINLPLPEQDVEPDGDGWRLVLRGPVPMEEHNAQISLLTGMAAAGIMLAGGIGLLRTMPAPKPEAVQRLRAAAAPLGVHWPDGIGPGEVIAELDAAQPRAAAFIDQAAELMRGAAYTAFDGTLPEQPEHGGVAAAYAHVTAPLRRLADRYATEVCLALHAGRPVPDWARAALPRLPEVMATTDRTASAASRGAVELAEAVLLAHRVGETFDAAVLDVDAPPNGRSRPRPPGGTVALDAPPVRARCLGELPLGERVRVRLVTADPADRTVLFELA, encoded by the coding sequence GTGGTCATCCGACGCGTACTCGCGCCCCGCATCGACTTCGGCGCGCTGCGCCGCGAGCTCGGCTTGCCGGAGGGGTTTCCGGCCGCCGCCCAGAAGGAGGCCGACGAGGCCGCCGCCGCACCGCCGCGGCCGCCCGCCGATCGCACCGACGTGCCGTTCGTGACGGTCGACCCGGCGACCTCACGGGACCTTGACCAGGCGATGCACCTCGCCCGCCGACCGGGCGGCGGCTACCGGGTGCGGTACGCGATCGCGGACGTCGCCGCGCACGTCCGCCCGGGCGGCGCCCTGGAGGCGGAGACCTGGCGGCGGGGGCAGACCGTCTACCTGCCCGACGGGCACGTGCCGCTGCACCCGCTGACGCTCAGCGAGGGCGCCGCCAGCCTGCTGCCCGACGACGACCGGGCGGCGGTGGTCTGGACCATCGACCTGGACGCCGACGGCGGCACGGTGGCTGTCGAGCTGGAACGCGCCCTGGTCCGCAGCCGGGCCAAGCTGGACTACTCCGGGGTGCAGGCGGCGGCCGACGCCGGTCGGCTGCCCGAGCCGATCGCGCTGCTACCCGAGATCGGTGACCGGTTGACCGCCCGGGGCCTGCGTCGTGGCGCCATCAACCTGCCGCTGCCCGAGCAGGACGTGGAGCCCGACGGCGACGGCTGGCGGCTGGTGCTGCGCGGACCGGTGCCCATGGAGGAGCACAACGCGCAGATCTCGCTGCTGACCGGGATGGCCGCCGCCGGCATCATGCTGGCCGGAGGGATCGGCCTGTTGCGCACAATGCCGGCGCCGAAGCCCGAGGCGGTGCAGCGGTTGCGGGCCGCCGCCGCGCCGCTGGGCGTGCACTGGCCGGACGGCATCGGCCCGGGCGAGGTGATCGCCGAGCTGGACGCCGCCCAACCACGAGCCGCCGCGTTCATCGACCAGGCGGCCGAGCTGATGCGCGGCGCGGCGTACACCGCGTTCGACGGGACGCTGCCCGAGCAGCCGGAGCACGGCGGTGTGGCGGCCGCGTACGCCCACGTCACGGCGCCGTTGCGGCGCCTGGCCGACCGGTACGCCACGGAGGTCTGCCTGGCCCTGCACGCGGGCCGGCCGGTGCCCGACTGGGCGCGCGCCGCGCTGCCCCGACTGCCCGAGGTGATGGCCACGACCGACCGGACCGCCTCGGCGGCCAGCCGGGGTGCCGTCGAGCTGGCCGAGGCGGTGCTGCTGGCGCACCGGGTGGGTGAGACCTTCGACGCGGCGGTGCTGGACGTGGACGCCCCACCGAACGGCCGGTCCCGCCCCCGCCCGCCCGGCGGAACGGTGGCCCTGGACGCCCCGCCGGTACGCGCCCGCTGCCTCGGCGAGCTGCCGCTCGGCGAACGGGTCCGGGTCCGACTGGTCACGGCCGACCCGGCGGACCGCACGGTCCTGTTCGAGCTGGCCTGA
- the npdG gene encoding NADPH-dependent F420 reductase — MAYDASTLPDVSGLTVGIIGGTGDQGRGIAYRFARAGQTVLIGSRSAERAAESAAEIAALPRMPADASITGAANDEVARRSDVVIIAVPWDGHAATVAALAEPLAGTIVVDCVNPLGFDKQGPYALTVPEGSAVQQAAALLPDSRVCAAFNHVSAPLLADPEVDRIDLDVLICTEDRELVDVVGALAARIPGMRGIYAGRLRNAHQIEAFTANLIAINKRYKAHAGIRVTDL, encoded by the coding sequence ATGGCATACGACGCGAGCACGCTGCCCGACGTGTCCGGGCTGACGGTCGGCATCATCGGCGGCACCGGCGACCAGGGGCGGGGCATCGCCTACCGGTTCGCCCGGGCCGGGCAGACGGTGCTGATCGGCTCCCGGTCCGCGGAGCGGGCCGCCGAATCCGCCGCCGAGATCGCCGCCCTGCCCCGGATGCCGGCCGACGCCAGCATCACCGGCGCCGCCAACGACGAGGTGGCCCGCCGTAGTGACGTGGTCATCATCGCGGTGCCGTGGGACGGGCACGCCGCGACCGTCGCCGCTCTCGCCGAGCCGCTCGCCGGCACGATCGTCGTCGACTGCGTCAACCCCCTCGGCTTCGACAAGCAGGGCCCGTACGCGCTGACCGTCCCCGAGGGCAGCGCCGTGCAGCAGGCCGCCGCGTTGCTGCCCGACTCCCGGGTCTGCGCGGCGTTCAACCATGTCAGCGCTCCGCTGCTGGCGGACCCCGAGGTCGACCGGATCGACCTGGACGTGCTGATCTGCACCGAGGACCGCGAGTTGGTCGACGTGGTCGGCGCGCTCGCCGCCCGGATCCCCGGGATGCGCGGCATCTACGCGGGGCGGCTGCGCAACGCCCACCAGATCGAGGCGTTCACCGCCAACCTGATCGCCATCAACAAGCGGTACAAGGCGCACGCCGGCATCCGCGTCACCGACCTCTGA
- a CDS encoding HNH endonuclease signature motif containing protein — translation MVKELAQAEDAVAACLDVASWALAEHDLIAALDAAHRLEQRLAAVKLVLVRELDGRGTAGAQGASSTAVWLRDRLRLTVPTARRLVDLAATLDAGAQGVRRALADGAISLEQARVIGDTVGTVHATAGAEAADKAVGVLVEWAGQFDPTLLRKLGTRILDHVAPEVAEAAGRAALEAEAHRSARDRHVTLSELHDGRLRLTGSLDAETAALLRAAIDPLTAPPGPDDPRTPGQRRHDALADLCRLTLRIGDLPEHGGEPAQIVVTTSFDPLARQLNVGTLDTGLRLTPETVRRLACDAGILPAVLGGAGQPLDVGRQRRLVTGPLRRALVLRDRGCAFPGCDRPPRWCDAHHIQHWADGGSTSLANAVLLCAHHHRHIHHGDWTVRLGGDGHPEFVPPAWLDPDQLPRRNQYHRRT, via the coding sequence GTGGTCAAGGAGTTGGCGCAGGCGGAGGACGCGGTGGCGGCGTGCCTCGACGTGGCCAGCTGGGCCCTTGCGGAGCATGACCTCATCGCGGCGCTCGACGCCGCGCACCGGCTCGAGCAGCGCCTGGCAGCCGTGAAACTGGTCCTGGTGCGGGAGCTGGACGGCCGAGGCACGGCCGGCGCGCAGGGCGCGTCCTCGACGGCGGTCTGGTTACGTGACCGGCTGCGGCTCACCGTTCCCACCGCCCGGCGGCTGGTCGACCTGGCCGCCACGCTGGACGCCGGCGCCCAGGGAGTGCGCCGCGCGCTGGCCGATGGGGCCATCAGCCTGGAGCAGGCCCGGGTCATCGGCGACACGGTCGGCACGGTGCACGCCACCGCTGGTGCCGAGGCCGCCGACAAGGCCGTCGGCGTGCTCGTCGAGTGGGCCGGTCAGTTCGATCCGACCCTCCTGCGCAAGCTGGGCACACGGATCCTCGACCACGTCGCCCCGGAGGTCGCGGAAGCCGCCGGCCGGGCCGCCCTGGAAGCCGAGGCCCACCGATCCGCCCGAGACCGCCACGTCACCCTGTCCGAGCTGCACGACGGCCGTCTCCGGCTCACCGGCAGCCTCGACGCCGAGACCGCCGCCCTGCTGCGCGCCGCGATCGACCCGCTGACCGCGCCGCCGGGCCCGGACGACCCGCGTACCCCCGGACAACGCCGCCATGACGCGCTCGCCGATCTCTGCCGGCTCACCCTGCGCATCGGTGACCTCCCCGAACACGGCGGCGAGCCCGCCCAGATCGTCGTCACGACCAGCTTCGACCCGTTGGCTCGGCAGCTCAACGTCGGCACCCTGGACACCGGCCTCCGGCTCACCCCGGAGACGGTCCGCCGGCTCGCCTGCGACGCGGGCATCCTGCCCGCCGTCCTCGGCGGCGCCGGTCAACCGCTCGACGTGGGCCGGCAACGCCGGCTCGTCACCGGGCCGCTGCGACGCGCCCTGGTCCTACGCGACCGCGGCTGCGCCTTCCCCGGCTGCGACCGCCCACCCCGCTGGTGCGACGCCCACCACATCCAGCACTGGGCCGACGGCGGCAGCACCAGCCTGGCCAACGCCGTGCTGCTCTGCGCACACCACCACCGACACATCCACCACGGCGACTGGACCGTCCGCCTCGGCGGCGACGGCCACCCGGAGTTCGTCCCACCGGCCTGGCTCGACCCCGACCAACTCCCCCGCCGCAACCAGTACCACCGGCGCACGTGA